The following coding sequences lie in one Borreliella spielmanii genomic window:
- the rpsI gene encoding 30S ribosomal protein S9 has product MKKSNFSNVNLSMGTGRRKSSVARVYIREGSGNIKVNNRDFDSYIQLENLRTMALSPLFLTNTLGKYDLYINVYGGGISGQSGAIRHGISRALFELDESNKMILRSNGFLTRDSRKVERKKFGKKKARKSFQFSKR; this is encoded by the coding sequence ATGAAAAAATCAAATTTTAGTAATGTTAATTTATCAATGGGAACTGGTAGGAGAAAATCTTCTGTTGCTAGAGTTTACATTAGAGAGGGTAGTGGCAATATTAAAGTAAATAATAGAGACTTTGACTCTTACATCCAACTTGAAAATTTAAGAACAATGGCGCTATCGCCTTTATTTTTAACAAATACGCTTGGCAAATATGATCTTTATATTAATGTTTATGGGGGAGGAATCTCAGGTCAATCGGGAGCAATAAGGCATGGTATTTCAAGAGCTCTTTTTGAGCTTGATGAATCTAATAAGATGATTTTGAGATCTAATGGGTTTTTAACAAGAGATTCAAGGAAAGTTGAACGTAAAAAATTTGGGAAGAAGAAGGCTCGAAAAAGTTTTCAATTTTCTAAAAGATAA
- the eno gene encoding phosphopyruvate hydratase yields MGFHIYKIKARQIIDSRGNPTVETDVILEDGTCGRSAVPSGASTGINEAVELRDGDKSVYMGKGVLKAIENIKNIIAPELEGMSALNQVAIDRKMLELDGTPTKEKLGANAILAVSMATAKAAAKYLGLKVYQYLGAYKANILPTPMCNIINGGAHSDNSVDFQEFMIMPIGAKTFSEAIRMSVEVFHTLKGILNGKGYATSVGDEGGFAPNLKSNEEACEMIIEAIKKAGYEPGKDISIALDPATSELYDPKTKKYVLKWSTKEELTSEQMVEYWSKWVEKYPIISIEDGMAEEDWDGWKKLTDKIGNKIQLVGDDLFVTNTSFLKKGIEMGIANSILIKVNQIGTLTETFEAVEMAKKAGYTAIVSHRSGETEDTTIADLVVALGTGQIKTGSLSRTDRIAKYNQLIRIEEELETTAEYHGKNVFYSIKQK; encoded by the coding sequence ATGGGTTTTCACATTTATAAAATCAAAGCAAGACAAATTATTGATTCTAGGGGGAATCCAACAGTTGAGACTGATGTCATTTTAGAAGATGGAACTTGCGGAAGATCTGCCGTACCATCAGGTGCATCAACAGGAATTAACGAAGCTGTTGAGCTTAGAGATGGTGATAAATCTGTATATATGGGAAAAGGGGTTTTAAAAGCAATTGAAAATATAAAAAACATAATTGCCCCAGAACTCGAAGGTATGAGCGCCTTAAATCAAGTTGCAATCGACAGAAAAATGCTTGAACTTGATGGCACCCCCACAAAAGAAAAGCTTGGTGCTAATGCAATATTAGCGGTTTCAATGGCTACAGCTAAAGCTGCCGCAAAGTACCTTGGGCTTAAGGTTTATCAATATCTTGGAGCGTACAAAGCCAATATCTTGCCTACACCTATGTGCAATATTATTAATGGTGGCGCACATTCTGACAACTCTGTTGACTTTCAGGAGTTCATGATAATGCCAATAGGAGCAAAAACTTTCAGCGAAGCAATAAGAATGTCAGTAGAGGTTTTTCACACACTAAAAGGCATTCTAAATGGAAAAGGATATGCAACTTCTGTTGGAGATGAAGGAGGATTTGCCCCAAATTTAAAATCAAACGAAGAAGCCTGCGAGATGATTATAGAAGCAATAAAAAAAGCGGGATATGAGCCTGGAAAAGATATATCAATAGCTCTTGATCCAGCAACATCTGAGCTTTATGATCCAAAAACAAAAAAATATGTGCTTAAATGGTCAACAAAAGAAGAGCTTACTTCTGAACAAATGGTTGAATATTGGTCAAAATGGGTAGAAAAATATCCAATTATTTCAATTGAAGATGGCATGGCCGAAGAAGATTGGGATGGATGGAAAAAACTTACAGATAAAATTGGAAACAAAATACAACTTGTTGGGGATGATTTATTTGTGACAAATACCTCATTTCTTAAAAAAGGAATCGAAATGGGAATTGCCAATTCAATTCTTATCAAGGTTAATCAAATTGGAACACTAACAGAAACATTTGAAGCTGTGGAAATGGCCAAAAAAGCGGGATACACAGCAATAGTTTCCCATAGGTCAGGAGAAACAGAAGATACAACAATAGCTGATCTTGTAGTAGCTCTTGGAACAGGTCAAATCAAAACTGGCTCACTCTCAAGAACAGATAGAATAGCAAAATACAATCAACTCATAAGAATAGAAGAAGAATTAGAAACAACTGCCGAATATCACGGTAAAAACGTCTTTTATTCCATTAAGCAGAAATAA
- the gatC gene encoding Asp-tRNA(Asn)/Glu-tRNA(Gln) amidotransferase subunit GatC, whose product MKDIHLENSLKLSLVRLGGESEDKFISKFEKVIRLVDEILNFEVQINFNANKKKISTLREDKVRFSLPIESIKRLSNSFLDGYFSSPKILE is encoded by the coding sequence TTGAAAGATATACATTTAGAAAATAGCTTGAAATTAAGCTTAGTAAGGCTTGGTGGAGAGAGTGAAGATAAATTTATTTCAAAATTTGAAAAAGTTATTAGATTGGTTGATGAAATTTTAAATTTTGAGGTTCAAATTAATTTTAATGCTAATAAGAAAAAGATTTCTACATTGCGTGAGGATAAAGTAAGATTTTCTCTTCCTATTGAATCGATTAAGAGGCTGAGTAATTCGTTTTTAGATGGATATTTTTCATCTCCTAAAATATTAGAATAA
- the rplM gene encoding 50S ribosomal protein L13, which yields MNKITNNVTIWIKPKTVEKKWYVIDAADRVLGKVAVDVVRILRGKHKAYYTPHQDLGDNVIVINASKVRLTGKKYQQKLYYRHSRYPGGLYSDTFRTLSERKPCAPLEIAIKGMLPKGPLGRDLFRNLKVFSGSEHTLKAQNPIKLEANLREVR from the coding sequence ATGAATAAGATAACCAATAATGTTACGATTTGGATTAAGCCAAAGACTGTTGAGAAAAAATGGTATGTAATTGATGCAGCAGACAGAGTTTTAGGTAAAGTTGCTGTGGATGTTGTTAGAATTTTAAGAGGTAAGCATAAAGCTTATTATACTCCGCATCAGGATTTAGGTGACAATGTTATTGTTATTAATGCTTCTAAGGTTAGGCTGACAGGTAAAAAATATCAACAAAAGCTTTATTATAGGCATTCAAGATATCCAGGAGGTCTTTATTCTGACACTTTTAGAACATTGTCAGAAAGAAAGCCTTGTGCGCCTCTTGAGATTGCTATTAAAGGTATGTTGCCAAAAGGTCCTTTAGGGCGTGATCTTTTTAGAAATTTAAAAGTCTTTTCTGGTTCAGAGCATACTCTTAAAGCTCAAAATCCTATAAAGCTAGAAGCTAATTTAAGAGAGGTAAGATGA
- a CDS encoding ATP-dependent helicase, producing MDKIKNFFSSLNVFQEKIVFSESKNPILVLAGPGSGKTRVIIAKIVYLIKHMNINPNEILALTFTNKAANEMNDRINDLLKFDKKLHIQTFHSFGSWLLRCYYKDFDKNYDSNFTIWDTNDVVRFVKQINLASNLEMAKHIAALILKGKENFFLGKSVEFTEKEAEYIKIYEEEKAKNNAFDFSDLIIKSILMLRQSKPLKESVQSKFKVIFVDEYQDTNYSQFLFLKELYLDGMYFMVVGDEDQSIYSFRGARIENILEFEKTFGNVIKFYLVQNYRSSSNIVGIANGVISKNKNRYEKQIITQNSSDKRMKFLVFQSTSDEAEYFSNLLTLNDVETAILYRFNSQSFYFETSFLKKNISYKVLGSIKFYEREEIKDIMCLLRLFINRKDKIAFLRIINKPSRGIGKTTLDKIISALNDDGVNFNLFCASKKVLGLLKNRAKESLLLFLNAYDDLSKKLFEDHYINLSAFINDIVIKFGLLDYYKKFDKEEKLRNIDELINSGIEYSGTFEGLAIFLENSSLSPLISGDFKSNIFLSSIHGVKGLEFDRVVISGLEKGLLPAEIEELTEDRLEEERRLFYVAITRAKSELIITLNLRRAFRGSFKSTALSVFFQDIDKNSYDIVFIPEYLKEYFNNFFINNKSVVRFNIGDYIIYNEEKGMIIDSWYQGNLQFVKISLRNGKKAILSPEYIKKIIKV from the coding sequence ATGGATAAAATAAAGAATTTTTTTTCTAGCTTAAATGTTTTTCAAGAAAAAATTGTTTTTAGTGAAAGTAAAAATCCAATTCTTGTTTTGGCAGGGCCTGGAAGTGGTAAAACAAGGGTTATAATTGCAAAAATTGTGTATTTAATCAAACATATGAATATAAACCCTAATGAAATTTTGGCTTTAACTTTTACCAATAAAGCTGCAAATGAAATGAATGACAGAATAAACGATCTTTTAAAATTTGACAAGAAACTCCATATTCAAACTTTTCATTCTTTTGGGTCTTGGCTTTTAAGATGTTACTATAAGGATTTTGACAAGAATTATGATTCAAATTTTACAATTTGGGATACTAATGATGTTGTTAGATTTGTCAAGCAAATTAATCTTGCTTCAAATCTTGAAATGGCAAAGCATATTGCGGCTTTGATTTTAAAAGGCAAAGAAAATTTTTTTTTAGGAAAATCTGTTGAATTTACAGAAAAGGAAGCTGAGTATATTAAAATTTATGAGGAAGAAAAAGCTAAAAATAATGCTTTTGATTTTTCAGATCTTATTATTAAATCTATTTTAATGCTAAGACAGTCTAAACCTCTAAAAGAATCTGTTCAATCTAAATTTAAAGTGATTTTTGTAGATGAGTATCAAGATACAAATTATTCACAATTTTTATTTTTGAAAGAACTTTATTTAGATGGTATGTATTTTATGGTTGTAGGAGATGAAGATCAGTCAATATATTCTTTTAGAGGAGCTAGAATTGAAAATATTCTTGAATTTGAAAAAACTTTCGGCAATGTTATTAAATTTTATTTAGTGCAAAATTATCGTTCAAGTTCAAATATAGTGGGTATTGCAAATGGGGTTATATCGAAAAATAAAAATAGATATGAGAAACAAATAATAACTCAAAATAGTTCTGATAAAAGAATGAAATTTTTAGTTTTTCAAAGCACATCAGATGAAGCTGAATATTTTTCTAACTTACTTACTCTCAATGATGTTGAGACAGCAATACTTTATAGATTTAATTCCCAATCTTTTTATTTTGAAACATCGTTTTTAAAGAAAAATATCTCATACAAGGTTTTAGGATCAATTAAATTTTATGAGAGAGAGGAAATAAAGGATATTATGTGTTTGCTTAGGCTTTTTATAAACAGGAAAGATAAAATAGCTTTTTTGAGAATAATAAACAAGCCTTCTAGAGGAATTGGGAAAACTACTCTAGACAAAATAATTAGTGCTTTAAATGATGATGGTGTTAATTTTAATTTGTTTTGTGCGAGTAAAAAGGTTTTAGGCTTGCTTAAAAATAGAGCTAAAGAGTCCCTTTTATTGTTTTTAAATGCTTATGATGATCTGAGTAAAAAACTTTTTGAAGATCATTACATTAATTTATCTGCTTTTATTAATGATATTGTAATTAAGTTTGGTCTTTTAGATTATTATAAAAAATTTGATAAGGAAGAAAAATTAAGAAACATTGACGAGCTTATTAATAGCGGAATTGAATATTCGGGTACATTTGAAGGTCTTGCTATATTTTTAGAAAATTCTTCACTTTCTCCTTTAATTTCTGGAGATTTTAAGTCTAATATATTTTTGTCTTCAATTCATGGTGTTAAGGGACTTGAATTTGATAGAGTTGTGATTTCTGGACTTGAGAAAGGTCTTTTACCAGCTGAAATTGAAGAATTAACAGAAGATAGGCTTGAGGAAGAGAGAAGACTTTTTTATGTTGCAATCACGAGAGCTAAATCAGAGCTTATTATTACCTTAAATTTGAGGCGAGCTTTTAGAGGTTCTTTTAAAAGCACTGCGCTTTCTGTTTTTTTCCAAGATATTGACAAAAACTCTTATGACATTGTCTTTATTCCCGAATATTTGAAAGAGTATTTCAACAATTTTTTTATTAATAATAAAAGTGTTGTTAGATTTAATATTGGAGATTATATAATTTATAATGAAGAAAAGGGAATGATTATTGATAGCTGGTACCAAGGTAACTTGCAGTTTGTTAAAATTAGTTTGAGAAATGGTAAGAAGGCTATTTTGAGTCCTGAGTATATTAAAAAAATTATTAAAGTTTAG
- the gatB gene encoding Asp-tRNA(Asn)/Glu-tRNA(Gln) amidotransferase subunit GatB: MEYKLVIGLEIHIQLGLKTKAFCGCKNEFGGVPNSRICPICLGLPGALPSVNVELINSAILAGHATSSKISRVVKFDRKHYYYPDLPKGYQISQNDKPICEGGSLLIETSAGLKKINIIRIHMEEDSGKSLHLLDSENQSYIDFNRSGAPLLEIVSAPDISSGDEAVAFLSSLREIFRYLDLSECNMENGSFRCDVNVNLIIKESDVEYKTPIAEIKNLNSFKSIKAAIEYEELRQQEEWVKFRKTLDSCGKHTRGFDDKSGITVIQRDKETVSDYRYFQEPDLPLIEIDDFYIDNIKKLKLIELPFDARVRLKAQYGLSDFDVTTLTSDKHLLRYFEEAVINSSDPKKVSNWVLSEVLSVLNDKGISVLEYDLPPSYITELVEFIVDGKISGKMAKKVFSEMMARKVSASVIISENQLEQISDEFIIKQIVLEVLNENPKSIELYKKGKDHAIKFMMGQIMKKSSGKINPILANEILLQSLANV; the protein is encoded by the coding sequence ATGGAATATAAATTAGTTATTGGATTAGAAATTCATATTCAGCTAGGTTTAAAAACAAAGGCTTTTTGTGGATGTAAAAATGAGTTTGGAGGAGTCCCTAACTCTCGTATTTGTCCAATTTGCCTTGGGTTACCCGGGGCATTGCCAAGTGTGAATGTAGAGCTTATTAATAGTGCAATTTTAGCAGGGCATGCCACAAGCTCAAAGATTAGCCGCGTTGTTAAATTTGATAGAAAACATTATTATTATCCAGATTTACCAAAAGGATATCAAATCTCACAAAATGATAAGCCAATTTGTGAGGGAGGAAGCTTATTGATTGAAACTTCTGCTGGGCTTAAAAAGATTAACATTATTAGAATTCATATGGAAGAAGATTCAGGTAAAAGTCTACATTTGCTTGATAGTGAAAATCAAAGTTATATTGATTTTAATCGTTCAGGGGCTCCTTTGCTTGAGATTGTCTCTGCTCCAGATATTAGCAGTGGAGATGAGGCAGTTGCTTTTTTAAGTTCTTTAAGAGAAATTTTTAGGTATCTTGATTTGTCAGAATGCAATATGGAAAATGGTTCTTTCAGATGTGATGTAAATGTTAATTTAATTATTAAAGAGAGTGACGTTGAGTATAAAACTCCTATAGCTGAAATAAAGAATTTAAACTCTTTTAAATCTATTAAAGCTGCCATTGAATATGAAGAATTAAGACAACAAGAAGAATGGGTTAAATTTAGGAAAACTCTTGATAGTTGTGGTAAGCATACTAGAGGATTTGATGATAAGAGCGGAATAACAGTGATTCAAAGGGATAAAGAAACAGTATCTGATTATCGTTATTTCCAAGAACCCGATTTGCCTTTAATAGAGATTGATGATTTTTATATTGATAATATTAAAAAATTAAAGTTAATTGAGCTTCCATTTGATGCAAGAGTTAGACTTAAGGCCCAATATGGATTAAGTGATTTTGATGTTACTACTTTAACATCAGATAAGCATTTACTTAGATATTTTGAAGAGGCTGTTATTAATTCAAGCGATCCTAAAAAAGTATCCAATTGGGTATTATCCGAAGTTTTAAGTGTTCTTAATGACAAAGGAATTAGTGTTCTTGAATATGACTTGCCTCCAAGTTATATTACAGAGCTTGTTGAATTTATTGTTGATGGTAAAATAAGTGGTAAAATGGCAAAAAAAGTGTTTTCAGAGATGATGGCTAGAAAAGTTTCAGCTTCTGTTATTATAAGTGAAAATCAATTAGAGCAAATAAGTGACGAGTTTATTATTAAACAGATTGTTCTTGAAGTTTTAAATGAAAATCCCAAATCAATTGAACTTTACAAAAAGGGTAAAGATCATGCTATTAAATTTATGATGGGGCAAATAATGAAAAAATCTTCAGGAAAGATTAATCCTATACTTGCAAATGAAATTCTTTTACAAAGTTTAGCAAATGTATGA
- the gatA gene encoding Asp-tRNA(Asn)/Glu-tRNA(Gln) amidotransferase subunit GatA: protein MDLSNLTLTKIQELVLTKKCKIYDILLAYKNNYELNKDINGYIEFFDDSLEIAKRYDDCLENCELENFPLIGMLIAVKDNISIQDKSLTCASEILKGYISPYDATVIKRLKNKGAILIGRTNMDEFAMGSTCEFSYYGATLNPLNREYVIGGSSGGSAAVVASFQAPFSLGSDTGGSVRLPASYSGILGFKPSYGGLSRYGLASYASSFDQIGFFAHSIEDIALILKHTCGSDEMDSTSVDIFDDFYPLKIESLQGKNLVVIKELSEDLMDKNIATSFSKFKLDLLSKGINIKEVSIEEINFILSIYYTISPVEASSNLARYTGLCYGKRMSENLSLNDFYFKHRSNFLSEEVKRRIVLGNYLLSEGYDAKYYAKACEILQNLIIPKFNKLFESCDFIITPTSFVKPFRVGLAFDDPVKMYYSDICTVIANLIGAPAISLPYSKDKEGLSIGMQIIGRSKKDFELLSFSKNVIRELGLNGI, encoded by the coding sequence TTGGACTTAAGCAATTTAACTTTAACCAAAATTCAAGAATTAGTTTTAACTAAAAAATGTAAAATTTATGATATTTTGCTTGCTTATAAAAATAATTATGAATTAAATAAAGATATTAATGGATATATTGAATTTTTTGATGATTCTTTAGAGATTGCAAAAAGGTATGACGATTGTTTAGAAAATTGTGAATTAGAGAATTTTCCTTTAATTGGTATGCTTATTGCTGTTAAAGATAATATTTCAATTCAAGATAAATCTTTAACCTGTGCTTCTGAAATTTTAAAAGGCTATATTTCTCCTTATGATGCAACTGTGATCAAAAGGCTTAAGAATAAAGGAGCAATTTTAATTGGTAGAACCAATATGGATGAATTTGCCATGGGTTCTACTTGTGAATTTTCTTATTATGGCGCAACTTTAAATCCTTTAAATAGAGAATATGTTATAGGTGGTAGTTCTGGAGGCTCTGCAGCTGTAGTTGCATCTTTTCAGGCACCTTTTTCGCTTGGTAGTGATACTGGGGGTTCTGTTAGACTTCCTGCATCTTATTCAGGAATTTTGGGCTTCAAGCCTTCTTATGGGGGTCTTTCTCGTTATGGACTTGCATCTTATGCTTCTTCTTTTGATCAAATAGGCTTTTTTGCGCATTCTATTGAAGATATTGCTTTAATCTTAAAGCATACTTGTGGATCTGATGAAATGGATTCTACTAGTGTAGACATCTTTGATGATTTTTATCCTTTAAAAATTGAGTCTTTGCAAGGTAAAAATTTAGTTGTGATTAAAGAACTTAGCGAAGATTTAATGGACAAAAATATTGCAACTAGTTTTTCTAAATTTAAATTAGATCTTTTGTCAAAAGGTATTAATATAAAAGAAGTTTCAATAGAAGAGATTAATTTTATTTTATCAATTTATTATACAATTTCTCCTGTTGAAGCATCCTCAAATCTTGCTCGTTATACTGGGCTTTGTTATGGTAAGAGAATGTCAGAAAATTTAAGCCTTAATGATTTTTATTTTAAACATAGGAGCAATTTCTTGTCAGAAGAAGTTAAAAGACGCATTGTTCTTGGAAATTATTTGTTGTCAGAAGGATATGATGCTAAATATTATGCAAAAGCTTGCGAAATTCTTCAAAATTTGATTATTCCCAAATTCAACAAGCTTTTTGAAAGTTGTGATTTTATTATCACTCCTACAAGTTTTGTTAAACCTTTTAGGGTTGGTTTGGCTTTTGATGATCCTGTTAAAATGTATTATTCAGATATTTGTACTGTGATTGCAAATCTTATTGGAGCTCCTGCTATTTCGCTTCCGTATTCTAAGGATAAAGAAGGATTATCGATTGGAATGCAAATTATTGGGCGCAGTAAAAAGGATTTTGAACTTTTAAGTTTTTCAAAAAATGTGATTAGGGAATTGGGATTGAATGGAATATAA